The region CTTCAACCCAGTTGGCCGCTCGCCAAATAATATTATCGTGTAATACCATTTCACCTTTTTGGAATCCGGTATCGATGTGCGACTGTTGCACACTCTCCCATGTTGGGGTTTCTTGGTATTCTTTCCAAGGTGCTATACCCGGTGCATAAGTAAATGGCTTAATCGCCTCCACAGCTTCAAATGGACCAGTATCAGGGTGAATAACAAGATCACCAACAGCATATTCACCACTAGCAGAAAATTCAGCTAAATCATAAGGATTATTTAGATCACCTCCTTCACTCCCCCCACCAGAATTACCGCCATTACTTTGGCTACAAACATCAGTCACACCTTCAAGTTCGCTAGCAGTTGCATCACGTAATGCAACCCAAACCTCACCTGCTATCGCTGCTGTGGCTTCCGTACCTGGGCATAATCCTGCCGCTGCATCCCAAGCTTCTGTCCATATTTTCCCATTAAATATAACTTGATGGGTTTTGCCACCTTCAGCCCAATTAGGTTTGTAATCTGCAAATGTTTCATCATAAACTTCGACATCGTAGTAATTATCAGCATGTGCAGGCATCGTTAGCCCCATAAATGCCGACACAACAAACATCATTTTCGTTATTTTATTTATTTTAAATTTATTCATCATCAAACCTTATTTTTTATAAAGCAAAAAATATTCATTCACATCCAAATGACAGCGCTGTCACCTCAATTGCAATATATTGATTATATTTTATAAAATCAAAGACTAAAATGTATCAACATGCACCTGTAACAGATAATTAACTAGCAATGAAGAAACAATTAACCATTTAAATTCAATAGCTTGATCAACACCTGAATCATTGATTTTTCAATATGATTTAGCACTACAAAATACATCAAGATCAACTCAAAAACTAGCTGTAGCAAGACTTCCCAGTAGGAAAAACGAGACGGTAAAATAAAGAATTCATTATAATATTTAAATTTAAATTTAATAACCTAAAAGTATTACACAAGGCATTAAAGGCATACACAAAAAAAACAAAAGCACACCATTATTTACACGTTAAGCATAAAAAAGTAAAAGTCCCAATGAATACATCAACAATTATCCACTATTAAAAAAAGCCTATTTAAGGCATAATATCGCGCAGAAAATGGCCTGTAATGGCTTGCCGTAAACCCATAGGAATTATAGATGACGCAGATCACCCTACTTACTCCCGATGATTGGCACCTTCACTTCCGTGATGGTGATATGTTACAAGAAACAGTCCCTGCAACCGCCCGACTTTTTCAGCGCGCCATTGTGATGCCAAACCTGCTTCCCCCTGTGACCGATGCAAAACTGGCAATGGCTTATCGCGAGCGTATCTTAGCTGCACGTCCACAAGGCTCAAACTTCGAACCTTTAATGACAATATTCCTCACCAATGACACCAGTAAACAAGATATCATTGAAGCAAAAAAAGCGGGTGTGGTTGCCGCTAAACTCTACCCAGCAGGTGCCACTACCAACTCTGATGCAGCCGTTAAAGCCCTAGATGCGCTTTTCCCTGTATTTGACACCATGGCTGAGCTTGGTATGTTATTACTGGTACACGGAGAAGTCACCGAATCCCATATTGATATTTTCGACCGTGAAGCCCTGTTTATCGAACGCCATTTGTCACATATCGTCGATGCATTTCCCAGCCTTAAAATTGTGTTTGAGCATATCACGACTAAAGATGCGGCTGATTTTGTCATGTCAGCCCCCAATAATCTTGCTGCCACCATCACACCGCAACATCTATTACTGAATCGTAATGACATGTTAGTCGGTGGGATCCGCCCACATAATTTTTGTTTACCTGTCCTAAAACGCAGCACTCATCAAGATGCACTCAGAGCTGCAGTGGCAACCGGATCCAATAAATTTTTCTTAGGTAC is a window of Shewanella sp. VB17 DNA encoding:
- the pyrC gene encoding dihydroorotase; protein product: MTQITLLTPDDWHLHFRDGDMLQETVPATARLFQRAIVMPNLLPPVTDAKLAMAYRERILAARPQGSNFEPLMTIFLTNDTSKQDIIEAKKAGVVAAKLYPAGATTNSDAAVKALDALFPVFDTMAELGMLLLVHGEVTESHIDIFDREALFIERHLSHIVDAFPSLKIVFEHITTKDAADFVMSAPNNLAATITPQHLLLNRNDMLVGGIRPHNFCLPVLKRSTHQDALRAAVATGSNKFFLGTDSAPHEKHRKESACGCAGCYSAWSALELYAQVFDDLGVIEKLEGFASTHGPDFYGLPRNTSTITLVKETWTVPSQIILPNGNPIVPFFADEEVNWKVKSND